In the genome of Fusarium fujikuroi IMI 58289 draft genome, chromosome FFUJ_chr02, one region contains:
- a CDS encoding aminopeptidase II family protein: MKLPRAPLRSLEHHLPLRARSVRSISAISTPTRTTTCRALPLDAPASRRAYAVVSAADLRFGQPVYETHPHILKPNEITQGITAQEYADRRALLAQSMTEGSIAVLHAASLQYKSGAVFHQYRQESNFLYLTGWMEENAIAVIEKTGPEYGDYIFRMFVKPKNVREEQWNGYRNGVDAARDIFNADEAYTINEAEQLLPKILKSAKLIYADSPPSKGSVASTATWLWGLISGRESRPSRTPLYSVMNKLRVVKSEAEVANMRIAGQISGRVITDAMRRPWKREKDLHWFLDYQFAVNGCEGPAYIPVVAGGERANCIHYTVNNSTFKKDEFILVDAGGEYGTYITDISRTWPASGRFTPAQRDLYQAVLNVQRSSVSLCRESSKLSLEDIHNVTARGLVDQLRGIGFNVNMANIHQLFPHHVGHYIGLDVHDCPGYSRRETLRKGHCVTIEPGVYVPHDDRWPAAFRGMGVRIEDSVCVDDDSPYILSTEAVKEIDDIEALRS; the protein is encoded by the coding sequence atgaagctcCCTCGAGCTCCATTACGGAGCTTGGAGCATCATCTGCCCCTCCGAGCTCGGTCGGTCAGGAGCATATCAGCAATATCTACTCCGACAAGGACGACAACATGCCGAGCTCTACCGTTGGATGCACCGGCCAGCCGCCGGGCGTATGCCGTTGTCTCCGCCGCCGACCTCCGATTCGGACAGCCAGTCTACGAAACACATCCTCATATCCTAAAACCAAACGAAATCACACAAGGGATCACGGCGCAAGAATATGCTGATCGCCGAGCTCTCCTCGCACAGTCGATGACAGAGGGCAGTATTGCCGTTCTGCATGCTGCATCTCTCCAGTACAAGTCTGGTGCTGTCTTCCACCAATATCGACAAGAGTCCAACTTTCTGTACCTTAcaggatggatggaagaaaaTGCCATCGCGGTGATTGAAAAGACTGGTCCTGAGTATGGTGACTACATATTCCGTATGTTTGTCAAGCCCAAAAATGTCCGTGAGGAGCAATGGAATGGTTATCGCAATGGTGTGGATGCTGCGAGAGATATCTTCAACGCCGATGAAGCGTATACGATAAACGAGGCGGAGCAATTGCTCCCCAAGATTCTCAAATCTGCCAAACTCATATATGCAGACTCACCACCTTCAAAAGGTAGTGTTGCTTCGACAGCTACTTGGCTTTGGGGACTCATCTCAGGGCGAGAATCTCGACCATCCCGAACACCGCTCTACTCCGTCATGAACAAGCTTCGCGTGGTCAAGAGTGAAGCAGAAGTTGCTAACATGCGTATTGCTGGTCAAATTTCAGGTCGTGTCATCACAGATGCAATGCGCCGACCATGGAAACGTGAGAAGGACTTGCATTGGTTCCTTGACTACCAATTCGCCGTCAATGGCTGTGAAGGCCCGGCATATATCCCCGTCGTAGCTGGCGGTGAGCGCGCAAACTGCATTCACTACACGGTTAATAACAGCACGTTCAAAAAGGACGAATTCATCCTCGTTGACGCCGGCGGCGAGTATGGCACCTACATCACCGACATATCCCGCACTTGGCCAGCTTCCGGCCGCTTTACCCCTGCTCAGCGCGACCTATACCAGGCCGTCCTCAATGTGCAGCGATCTAGTGTGTCACTCTGCAGGGAATCCTCCAAGCTCTCACTAGAGGACATTCACAACGTTACCGCGCGGGGTCTTGTTGACCAACTTCGTGGCATCGGGTTCAACGTCAACATGGCCAACATTCATCAGCTGTTTCCCCACCACGTTGGTCACTACATCGGCCTTGACGTGCATGACTGCCCTGGCTACAGCCGTCGCGAGACTCTTCGCAAGGGTCACTGCGTTACCATAGAGCCCGGTGTTTACGTCCCCCATGATGACCGATGGCCGGCCGCCTTCCGGGGTATGGGCGTCCGAATCGAGGACAGCGTATGCGTAGACGACGACTCACCCTACATTCTGTCCACTGAGGCCGTCAAAGAGATTGACGATATCGAGGCGCTGCGATCATGA
- a CDS encoding related to myc-type bHLH transcription factor: protein MDPNLLNFFAVPNNQTLNHVDQNNDTSQQQHEPSPWRPTGLEGDMGASGNQGGPSFDYQSTAASDMSFTQAPMPSPYTSSNKTILPTRGPPRGHQQRKRDAHERKRTKVDTDSALESLDYWIRFDDEENERTGSYEIDFSKRFDPMTNNTNTHYRPGYGGSSTTPGLGTGIYATAPPFQGADYFDDNALDNALSDDEEEGLDSMSLEEHLSKIETMPPPEVPPREGLYSTPLSWEKPEPGLRMEPDFGLGNTAAAMNAGFGQTMSGMGNNQVLSNDEQRRLLAIAMNTGRTPASYMPPSGFGLGFGAGLGTGLPPDFNSSIDSLLGTPTGDRSQKQTPTPANSSKAPSRNQDVKTEASSETGLSSARPGLSRTNTATSDMKGKDKLKPGDRTAHNDIERKYRTNLKDKIAELRDAVPALHSIPEDGTEEGENSQRAPKVSKGTVLTKATEYIQYLERRNRSIMKEHQELARRLQAFEQLLSASARQPFLMPNHSRTLFDPRGFC, encoded by the exons ATGGATCCTAATCTTCTTAACTTTTTTGCGGTGCCAAACAACCAGACGCTGAATCACGTGGATCAGAACAACGACAcatctcaacagcaacatgaACCTTCGCCATGGAGACCAACAGGCTTAGAGGGTGACATGGGAGCATCTGGCAACCAGGGGGGACCATCCTTCGATTACCAGTCGACTGCAGCCTCTGATATGTCATTCACCCAGGCTCCAATGCCGTCACCATATACCAGCTCAAACAAGACCATACTACCTACCAGAGGACCCCCACGGGGCCATCAACAACGGAAGCGAGATGCCCATGAAAGGAAGCGCACAAAGGTTGATACCGATTCTGCATTGGAATCTTTGGACTACTGGATCCGTTTCGATGACGAGGAAAATGAAAGGACAGGAAGTTATGAAATTGACTTTTCGAAGCGTTTCGACCCTATGACCAATAACACTAACACTCATTATCG ACCGGGTTACGgaggaagctcaacaacaccaggACTTGGCACTGGCATATATGCAACTGCTCCTCCATTTCAGGGTGCCGACTACTTCGACGACAATGCTTTAGACAATGCTCtatctgatgatgaagaagaaggacttgactCGATGAGTCTGGAGGAACATCTCTCAAAAATCGAGACCATGCCACCTCCAGAAGTACCTCCTCGAGAAGGCCTGTACTCGACGCCGCTCAGTTGGGAAAAGCCAGAGCCGGGTCTACGCATGGAACCAGACTTTGGGTTAGGCAATACTGCAGCAGCCATGAACGCGGGGTTCGGGCAGACCATGTCGGGTATGGGCAATAACCAGGTTCTGAGCAACGATGAGCAGAGGCGACTTCTTGCTATCGCGATGAATACTGGTCGGACACCAGCCAGCTACATGCCCCCGAGTGGATTTGGTTTAGGATTTGGAGCTGGTCTTGGTACGGGACTCCCACCCGACTTCAATAGCAGCATCGACTCACTGTTGGGAACACCAACAGGGGACCGCAGCCAGAAACAAACGCCTACGCCAGCCAATAGCTCAAAGGCTCCATCGAGGAACCAGGACGTCAAGACGGAGGCATCGAGCGAGACAGGTTTGAGTTCTGCTAGACCAGGACTTTCACGCACCAACACCGCTACATCCGATATGAAGGGCAAAGATAAACTCAAACCAGGAGATCGAACAGCCCATAATGATATTGAGCGAAAGTATCGAACAAATCTTAAGGACAAGATCGCCGAGCTACGCGATGCTGTACCCGCCCTCCATTCGATACCGGAAGACGGAACTGAAGAGGGTGAAAACTCACAGCGAGCGCCCAAAGTGAGCAAG GGCACTGTTTTAACAAAGGCGACCGAATATATTCAGTACTTAGAAAGGCGCAATAGGTCCATCATGAAGGAACATCAAGAGTTAGCCAGGCGTCTACAGGCATTTGAACAGCTCCTCAGTGCCTCGGCTCGACAGCCATTCTTGATGCCGAACCACAGCCGGACACTCTTCGATCCAAGAGGTTTCTGCTAG
- a CDS encoding related to transcription regulatory protein produces MNSQNLGPVVYDRDREMEERHRALQQREEMARRDQEREREQRDRERDRDRESNDRYQSTPHHSSAGSIPIHQPVASRISGAIHSPGGLLANHNGNPQIPLGNPPGPPLAAFGGPLQSEHNRPVQHGGPNNTNTQPQMFAPMPHGGPPTSTQAAANSVAAVFGGPLQQQPPEGQRGGQQGAPFNPAAASAAHQLPGGITQGQQPILNTLSTMEPHALLASLPANPGDLVGIFNHEGEGMALLHGQESGVPLFYFTLIDALTYLDQVKVQFHDQPDVYNRFLDIMKDFKSQAIDTPGVINRVSELFAGHPNLIQGFNTFLPPGYRIECGAGNDPNTIRVTTPMGTTVQSITGRGNQGDGHGPATANQPLFPERGSQWQQQRPQHSIESPEAQFSTPVQNGASLFVQAAAHNAAFNESNNSGQRRALPQGSTGPGEGPNARQALTPTPSGQAGVNGNAANQANMERRGPVEFNHAISYVNKIKNRFQDKPEIYKQFLEILQTYQREQKPIQDVYAQVTTLFNSAPDLLEDFKQFLPESAGQAKQTPNRMDDGPPSGPNQTPQPAMRDGQKMPPLGSFAPPASATKDNKKRPRADKQAAQPATVLADATLITRNLPPIANGHKRPKLNHTRPGGDNSAVEPTLTPVMPEPYPAKPSSTSSQEEIAFFERVKKFLSNRSTMNEFLKLCNLFSQNIIDRNTLFHKGALFIGANPDLLNFWKTFVGVDTQDVIIDNRPAPPTEKVSLSNCRGYGPSYRLLPKRERLKPCSGRDELCNSVLNDEWASHPTWASEDSGFVAHRKNQFEEGLHRIEEERHDYDFNIEANIKCIQLLEPIAQNMLAMSAAERETFQMPVALAGQSTSIFKRICKKIYGDRGIDVVNDMFTHPFDVVPVLLARMKQKDEEWRFSQREWEKVWHAQTENMHLKSLDHMGILVKQNDKRHLTAKHLVDVIKTKHEEQRRERSLKGDVPRHQFSWDFSDKDTIIDLLRLMMLYSLHNGQHSSQEKERILEFFESFIPAFFDIPEENIQDKLPKMQPDSGEDEVEDHTPAELTNGRSRRNGRKGDLLRGVLDPGRNGSKPRGHKEDSASGSKETTPDVTSANEEEMPDASDDVANTDVSNERWIPNIPKPVVVGQSEEILNTEGELKADGFFTRPWYNFFCNQTLFVFFSIFQTLYRRLQDLKEAKEVVAKEVERLNKQKPARDIGFTENHMKFFDTNDDPDSYWPKTLELIEEYISGDVDESRYQDVMRHYYLKTGWKVYTIQDLLKTLCRLALTCSSTDVKEKTPDLIAQYQANREREETSYQTEISARKFAEKCVKDGDIFVICWFPSKSEATVRWLQREETTFYMDEMQLRERWQYYISSFIRVEPTEGVPRSKLQKVVLSRNLPSPDADADEDSIPKAVSYKENLTISICLKSSKMIWAPETSEYVVYDHGPKSAEQRERRDKFIRALSAHRENKLLEKWVHNPAWTKDLSPEEVQEQNKNFRKWMDDGVVPPSAAEDVEMD; encoded by the exons ATGAACAGCCAGAACCTTGGCCCTGTAGTATACGATCGAGACCGCGAGATGGAAGAACGACACCGAGCTTTACAGCAGCGTGAGGAGATGGCCCGTCGGGACCAAGAGAGAGAACGTGAACAGCGCGATAGAGAGCGCGATCGAGATCGAGAGTCCAACGACCGGTACCAATCTACACCTCACCATAGCAGCGCCGGCTCCATTCCCATTCACCAGCCGGTCGCGTCGCGGATCTCTGGCGCAATTCATAGTCCAGGCGGACTTCTTGCGAATCACAACGGAAATCCTCAAATTCCCCTCGGTAACCCACCAGGTCCTCCCCTGGCCGCCTTCGGAGGGCCACTCCAGAGCGAGCACAACCGACCGGTCCAACACGGTGGACCAAATAATACCAATACACAACCACAAATGTTCGCGCCGATGCCGCACGGTGGACCGCCGACATCGACACAAGCTGCTGCCAACAGTGTCGCGGCTGTGTTTGGCGGTCCTTTGCAGCAACAGCCTCCGGAAGGCCAGCGTGGGGGCCAGCAGGGCGCGCCGTTTAACCCAGCTGCTGCATCGGcagctcatcagcttccTGGGGGAATTACCCAAGGGCAGCAACCTATTTTAAAC ACATTGTCCACCATGGAGCCTCATGCTCTCCTGGCAAGTCTTCCGGCGAACCCAGGCGATCTTGTTGGTATCTTTAAccatgaaggagaaggcatGGCGCTTCTCCATGGACAAGAATCCGGCGTACCTTTGTTCTATTTTACTCTTATT GATGCCCTCACCTACCTTGACCAGGTCAAAGTCCAGTTCCATGACCAACCAGACGTCTATAACCGATTCTTGGATATCATGAAAGACTTTAAAAGCCAGGC TATTGACACACCAGGGGTTATCAACCGAGTATCTGAGCTCTTCGCCGGGCATCCAAACCTGATTCAAGGGTTCAACACTTTCTTACCTCCCGGTTATCGTATCGAGTGCGGCGCTGGTAACGATCCGAATACAATACGAGTGACCACACCTATGGGTACCACAGTTCAATCTATCACAGGACGCGGAAACCAGGGTGACGGTCACGGTCCTGCCACAGCTAACCAGCCCTTGTTCCCTGAACGAGGTAGCCAGTGGCAGCAACAGAGACCGCAGCATAGCATCGAGAGCCCAGAGGCACAGTTCAGTACCCCTGTTCAGAATGGTGCAAGTCTATTTGTTCAAGCTGCAGCCCACAATGCTGCTTTCAACGAGAGCAACAACTCGGGGCAGCGACGTGCTCTGCCCCAAGGCAGCACAGGTCCTGGGGAGGGGCCAAATGCGCGCCAGGCCTTGACACCCACTCCTTCTGGACAAGCTGGAGTAAACGGCAATGCAGCGAATCAGGCAAACATGGAGCGACGGGGGCCAGTTGAATTCAACCATGCTATCAGCTATGTGAATAAGATCAAG AACCGGTTCCAGGACAAGCCTGAGATCTACAAACAATTCCTTGAAATTCTTCAAACCTACCAGCGCGAACAAAAGCCTATCCAGGACGTATATGCGCAGGTTACGACCCTGTTCAACTCGGCTCCTGACTTGCTCGAAGATTTCAAACAATTTCTGCCAGAATCAGCTGGGCAGGCAAAGCAGACCCCCAACCGCATGGACGATGGACCCCCATCTGGACCCAACCAGACACCACAGCCTGCTATGAGAGATGGACAAAAGATGCCTCCTCTTGGTAGCTTTGCGCCGCCTGCAAGCGCCACTAAAGACAACAAAAAGCGACCCCGAGCCGACAAGCAAGCTGCTCAGCCTGCGACCGTTCTTGCAGACGCGACCTTAATTACACGGAATCTTCCTCCAATTGCGAATGGTCACAAGAGGCCTAAACTCAACCATACCAGACCAGGAGGTGACAATTCAGCAGTCGAGCCAACTCTTACGCCGGTTATGCCAGAGCCCTACCCTGCTAAACCCTCCTCGACATCTAGCCAGGAGGAGATTGCCTTCTTCGAACGCGTCAAGAAGTTCCTTAGTAACCGATCTACTATGAACGAGTTCTTGAAGCTTTGTAATCTCTTCAGTCAGAACATCATCGACCGAAACACATTATTTCACAAGGGTGCGTTGTTCATCGGCGCAAACCCTGACTTGCTGAACTTCTGGAAGAcctttgttggtgttgatactCAAGATGTCATTATCGACAATCGTCCTGCGCCCCCGACAGAGAAGGTGTCTCTCAGCAACTGTCGTGGGTATGGACCTAGTTATCGATTACTTCCCAAGCGAGAGCGCCTCAAACCCTGCAGCGGCCGAGACGAGCTCTGCAACTCTGTTCTCAATGATGAGTGGGCTTCACACCCTACGTGGGCGTCGGAGGATAGCGGATTCGTTGCTCATAGAAAGAACCAGTTTGAAGAAGGCCTGCACCGTATCGAGGAAGAGCGCCACGATTATGACTTCAACATTGAAGCTAACATCAAGTGCATCCAGCTCCTGGAGCCTATTGCACAAAATATGCTCGCCATGTCTGCTGCTGAGAGGGAAACATTCCAGATGCCTGTTGCACTCGCTGGACAAAGCACGTCTATTTTCAAGCGCATCTGCAAGAAGATATATGGTGATCGAGGTATCGATGTTGTTAATGACATGTTCACCCATCCTTTCGACGTGGTGCCTGTCCTATTGGCTCGCATGAAGcagaaggatgaggagtGGCGGTTCTCCCAGCGAGAATGGGAGAAGGTGTGGCATGCCCAAACTGAGAACATGCATCTCAAGAGTCTGGACCACATGGGTATTCTTGTCAAACAAAACGACAAGAGGCACTTAACTGCGAAGCACTTGGTCGATGTCATTAAGACAAAGCATGAGGAACAGCGCCGCGAGCGATCGTTGAAGGGTGATGTCCCTCGACACCAGTTCAGCTGGGACTTTAGTGACAAGGATACCATCATCGATCTTCTGCGCCTCATGATGCTGTACAGCTTGCACAATGGACAGcacagcagccaagaaaagGAACGCATTCTGGAATTCTTTGAGTCCTTCATCCCTGCCTTCTTCGATATTCCCGAGGAGAACATCCAGGATAAGCTTCCCAAGATGCAGCCCGATTctggcgaggatgaagtGGAGGATCACACGCCTGCAGAGCTGACCAACGGCCGCAGCCGACGTAACGGTCGAAAAGGAGATCTACTTAGAGGAGTTCTTGATCCTGGCCGTAACGGTAGCAAACCCCGCGGACATAAGGAAGACAGCGCCTCTGGAAGCAAAGAGACAACGCCTGATGTTACTTCAGCgaatgaagaggagatgCCCGATGCTTCCGATGACGTTGCCAACACTGACGTTTCTAACGAACGCTGGATACCCAATATCCCCAAACCCGTTGTTGTTGGTCAGAGCGAAGAGATCCTGAACACTGAAGGCGAGTTGAAGGCCGATGGATTCTTCACACGACCATGGTACAACTTCTTCTGCAACCAGACCCTgttcgtcttcttcagcatcttccaAACTCTATATCGACGTCTTCAAGAtctcaaagaagcaaaggAGGTTGTGGCCAAGGAGGTTGAACGTCTCAATAAACAGAAGCCTGCTCGGGATATTGGTTTTACTGAGAACCACATGAAGTTCTTCGACACCAACGATGACCCAGACAGTTACTGGCCGAAGacccttgagctcatcgagGAGTATATTTCCGGTGACGTTGACGAGAGTCGATACCAGGATGTGATGCGACACTATTACCTCAAGACTGGATGGAAGGTGTACACAATCCAGGACCTGCTCAAGACCCTCTGCCGTCTGGCCCTTACCTGCAGTAGCACAGACGTAAAGGAGAAGACTCCTGACCTCATTGCCCAGTACCAGGCCAACCGCGAGCGAGAGGAAACAAGTTACCAAACAGAGATTAGCGCCCGAAAGTTCGCTGAAAAGTGTGTTAAGGATGGTGATATTTTCGTGATATGCTGG TTCCCCTCCAAGTCTGAGGCGACCGtgcgatggcttcaacgcGAAGAAACAACCTTCTACATGGACGAGATGCAACTCCGTGAGCGTTGGCAGTATTATATTTCATCCTTCATTCGCGTTGAGCCCACCGAGGGAGTACCTAGATCGAAGCTCCAGAAGGTTGTACTCTCTCGCAACCTTCCCTCACCCGACGCCGATGCAGACGAGGACTCCATTCCTAAAGCTGTCTCGTATAAGGAGAACCTGACCATTAGTATTTGTCTTAAGAGTTCAAAGATGATCTGGGCTCCGGAAACTTCTGAATACGTCGTATATGACCATGGTCCCAAGTCGGCAGAACAGCGTGAGCGTCGCGACAAGTTCATCCGCGCCCTTAGCGCCCATCGAGAgaacaagcttctcgagaagtGGGTGCACAATCCTGCATGGACGAAGGACCTGAGTCCAGAGGAGGTTCAAGAGCAAAATAAGAACTTCCGCAAGTGGATGGACGACGGTGTCGTTCCGCCCAGCGCTGCTGAAGACGTGGAGATGGATTAG
- a CDS encoding probable acetoacetyl-CoA thiolase, with protein sequence MANLPPVYIVSTARTPIGSFLGSLSSQTAVQLGAVAIKGAVERAGIKPEDVDEVFFGNVLSAGVGQGPARQCALGAGLPQTVIATTVNKVCASSLKAIILGAQNIMLGTSDIVVAGGTESMSNTPHYLPNLRNGAKYGDQTLVDGVLKDGLTDSFKKDHMGISAELCVQDHELTREAQDEYAINSYKKAQAATEAGLFTEIVPVEVPGGRGKPAIKVERDDEVKNLNVDKLKAVRPAFKPDGTVTAPNAAPINDGAAAVVLVSEAKLKELNLKPVAKILGWGDAEREPERFTIAPALAIPKAIKHAGLTADQVEYYEINEAFSAVALANMKILGLNPDQVNVYGGSVAIGHPLGCSGARIVTTLTSVLKEKKAKIGAVGICNGGGGASAMVIENLQ encoded by the exons ATGGCCAACCTTCCTCCTGTCTACATCGTCTCCACGGCTCGTACGCCCATCGGCTCATTCCTCGG CTCTTTGTCGAGCCAGACCGCCGTTCAACTGGGAGCTGTCGCCATCAAGG GAGCTGTCGAGCGTGCCGGTATCAAGCCTGAGGATGTCGACGAGGTCTTTTTTGGCAATGTCCTCTCCGCTGG CGTTGGACAGGGCCCTGCTCGCCAATGTGCCCTCGGTGCAGGCCTTCCCCAGACTGTCATCGCCACGACCGTGAACAAGGTCTGCGCTTCCTCGCTCAAGGCCATCATTCTTGGTGCCCAAAACATTATGCTCGGCACTTCCGACATTGTCGTTGCTGGTGGAACCGAGTCCATGTCCAACACTCCTCACTACCTCCCTAACCTCCGAAACGGCGCCAAGTACGGCGACCAGACTCTCGTCGATGGTGTCCTCAAGGACGGTTTGACCGACTCTTTCAAGAAGGACCACATGGGCATCTCTGCTGAGCTTTGCGTTCAGGACCATGAGCTCACCCGCGAGGCTCAGGACGAGTACGCCATCAACTCATACAAGAAGGCTCAGGCTGCCACTGAGGCTGGTCTTTTCACTGAGATCGTCCCCGTTGAGGTCCCCGGTGGCCGTGGCAAGCCCGCTATCAAGGTTGAGCGCGACGACGAGGTCAAGAATCTGAAtgtcgacaagctcaaggctgtGCGCCCTGCTTTCAAGCCTGATGGTACTGTCACTGCCCCTAACGCTGCTCCCATCAACGATGGCGCCGCCGCCGTTGTCCTCGTCTCCGAGGCtaagctcaaggagctcaaccTTAAGCCTGTTGCCAAGATTCTTGGTTGGGGTGATGCTGAGCGTGAGCCTGAGCGGTTCACCATCGCTCCCGCTCTGGCCATtcccaaggccatcaagcaCGCTGGCTTGACCGCCGACCAGGTCGAGTACTACGAGATCAACGAGGCCTTCTCCGCCGTTGCCCTCGCCAACATGAAGATCCTTGGTCTTAACCCTGACCAGGTGAACGTCTACGGTGGTTCCGTTGCCATCGGTCACCCTCTTGGATGCTCTGGTGCCCGTATTGTCACCACCCTTACCTCCgtcctcaaggagaagaaggccaagattggCGCCGTTGGTATCTGCaacggtggtggtggtgcttcTGCTATGGTTATCGAGAACCTGCAATAA